In Brassica napus cultivar Da-Ae chromosome A3, Da-Ae, whole genome shotgun sequence, the sequence GATTCGGTCCGAATAACTCCTGTATATAAGACGGATCAGTTAGTAACGGTAAGGGTTGAGATGGAAAATGAAGAGGGGTTTTTCTGTACTAGCATTTATGCTAGTAATCAAGTAGAAGAGAGGAAGGTTCTGTGGATGGATCTAGTTCATCATCATGATTCGCCTATTTTTCAGAAGAAAGCTTGGATGGTGTTGGGTGATTTTAATGAGATATTGGAAGGGGAAGAAAGCTCGACGTTTGAGAATGGTGGAAGAATTTCTTGTGGTATGAGGGATTTTCAATCTTTAGTTCTCAGATGTCGCCTCACTGATATGGCCTACCAGGGTCCTCGGTACACTTGGTGTAATAAGAGAGGTGAAGGCATTATTTGCAAGAAATTGGATAGAGTCTTGCTAAATGAAGAAGCTCTTCACAGGTTTGGTAATGCGTATTCAGTGTTTGAATCTGGTGGATACTCTGATCATATGAGGTGCCAGGTCCAGTTATTTCCTCCCAAAGAGAAAATAAAGAGACCATTCAAGTATGTCAATGCTATGGGTAGTCTTCCTTCCTTTCTTCCTATGGTTAGTGAGTTTTGGGAGGGAACAGAGCGTCTTTTTCTTTCTACCTCGGCAATGTTTCGCTTTTCAAAGAAACTAAAGAGTTTGAAGCCGTTGATTAGAGAAATGGGTAGAGATAAGCTGGGGGATTTATCTAAAAGAGCTAAGGAGGCATTTGATTCGCTTTGCGCAAAGCAGAACTACACGTTAGCAAATCCTAGTGAAGAAGCTAGTAAGGAAGAAGCTGATGCTTATGGAAGATGGTTACATGTTGCGACATTGGAGGAGGATTTCCTAAAGCAACGGGCAAAGCTTCACTGGTTGGATGTGGGGGACCAAAACAATAAGACGTTTCATAGAGCTATCAAATCTAGGCAGGCTCAGAACATGATTCGTGAAATCAGATGTAAGAATGGTAATGTGGTGAATACTCATGCGGAGATTAAACAGGAGGCAGTCAGTTATTTCTCAGAGTTTCTTAATCGCATACCAGAGAATTTTCAGGGAGCAAGTCTAGAAGAGTTGCAGAATCTGCTTGATTTTCAGTGCTCGGAGGAAGATTGTAGAATGCTTGAGGAAGAAGTTACAGCTGAGGAAATCCGCAAAGTTTTATTTGCTATGCCTAATAATAAATCACCTGGTCCCGATGGTTATCCTGCAGAGTTCTTTAAGACTACTTGGTCAGTGATTGCGCATGATTTCACCATTGCGGTGCAGTCTGTGTTTAAGTTTGGTTTCCTCCCTAAGGGAATTAATTCCACAGTCCTGGCCTTAATCCCGAAGAAGCTGGATTCACTAGAGATGAGGGATTACAGGCCAATAGCATGCTGTAACGTGCTATATAAAGTTGTCTCTAAGATTGTGGCGAATAGGATTAAGAAGCTTCTACCTCAGATCATCACGGAGAATCAATTGGCGTTCATTAAAGGTCGCCTGTTGATGGAAAATGTTCTGCTAGCCTCGGAACTCGTAAAAGATTATCATAAAGATGAAGTGTCTCCAAGGTGTCTTATGAAAATTGACATCTCCAAAGCATTCGATTCAGTGCAATGGATGTTTGTCTTGCGGAGTCTAAGTGCACTGGGGTTTCCTAATAAGTTCATCCATTGGATTGAACTATGCATCACGAGTCCTTCGTTCTCGGTGCAAGTCAATGGGGATCTTGCAGGATATTTTCAAAGCTCTAAAGGACTTCGTCAGGGTTGCTCATTATCACCTTATCTATTTGTGTTGTGCATGAATGTTCTGTCAAAGAAAATTGATAGTGGGATATTGGAGAGAAGGTTTAAATATCATCCAGGGTGTCAAGAGCTTTTGATCACTCATCTGTGCTTTGCAGATGATCTGATGGTGTTTGTGGAGGGTTCAAAGCAGTCTATCCAAGGTGTATTATCTGTGTTTGATGAGTTTGAGGTGTGGTCGGGATTGAGTATTAGTGTGGAGAAATCTACTATCTATATGGCGGGAATTTCAGAGATTGAGAAGCAGAGTATTTTgagaaacttcaaattttatgatGGTGAACTTCCTGTGAGATATCTTGGGCTTCCCCTCTTGACGcaaaggatgaagaagcaagacTATAGTCCTCTTTTGGAGAAGATAAGAGGTAAAATAAGCTCCTGGACTTGTAGGTTTTTGTCGTATGCCGGAAGACTCCAATTGATAACTTCTGTTCTCACCAGTATAGTTAACTTTTGGGCAACAGTATTTCGACTGCCTTGTAGTTGTATTAAGGAAGTTGAACAAATATGCTCAGCTTTTCTTTGGACCGGGCCAATTCTTAAATCTACAAATGCCAAGGTTGCTTGGACAGACGTATGTTGTCCCAAGAGAGAAGGAGGTTTGGGGATCAGAAGTTTGAGAGTAGTAAATAAAGTTTATGGTCTAAAGCTGATATGGAAAATGCTAACAGGATCATCTCTTTGGGGGAAGTGGATTAGAGCAAAATTGCTAAAAGGAAGAAGTTTTTGGGAAGTTAACGTGAAGATGCAGATGGGCTCTTGGATGTGGCACAAGATGCTTAAACTGAGAAGTGTTGCAAAGCTGTTTTATAAGGTTGAAGTAGGTAATGGGAGGCATATTTCTTTCTGGTATGATAATTGGTCTAGACAAGGAGTTCTTATGGACTTATTGGGTGCTAGAGGAATTATTGATATGGGGGTGGGGAAGAATGCGACGGTAGAGGATGCTGTGCTATAtggtcgaagaagaagaagaaggcataGATTAAGCATTCTAAATGATATAGAAGATGAGTTGGCTATCATTAGAAGTAATTCAAGTCTAGAAGAGGTTGATAGGAGTCTATGGAGAAGAGATTCGGGTTATAAGTTGGAGTTCTCTACTCAGGAAACTTGGCAGATCTTGAGAGATAAGAAACCTTTATGTAGCTGGGCGCAGGGTATCTGGTTTACACAGGCGACTCCGAAGTTTGCGTTTATGGCGTGGCTCTCTGTTCGTGATAGAATGTCGACCATGGACAGAGTCGTGAAGTGGAGTAGGGGGAGTAACGATATGTGTGTTCTCTGTCATAATGCTCCGGAATCGAGGAACCATCTGTTCTTTGAGTGTGATATATCAGCTGAGGTATGGGAGTTCCTAGCTAAAGGATTGTTGCGCCAAGATTTCACTGTTGATTGGTCTGAGATAATATCCATTATTTCTGACAAGACTAGAGAGAAGAAGAGTTTACTCTGTACCAGATATGCCTTCCAAGCTGTGTTATATGCCTTATGGAGAAAAAGAAATAAGCTGAAGCATGGAGAGAAGATGATGCCTCTACCGGTTTTAAAAAAGATGATTGAGAAGGGGATCAGAAACAGAATCACATTGGTGCAGAAGAAAGGAGGGAGAGGAATGGAGGTGCTAATGCAATTTTGGTTTCAAACAAGAATGTAATTAGCTTATAGTCTTATCTTTTTGAGGATTAGTATGCAAATAACTTTGCAACAAAGTATGCACTAGTTGTAATAAGGCTTTTTTtggtgaataaatttaacattcattcaaaaaaaaaaaaaaaatacaatgccAAAGAGATCATGTTAAGATCCTGGCAACGTAGCTGACTCGATTCTGACCAAACAAATAATGCAACGGACAACAAAGGACACGCACCATCAACGAATTACTGATCAGAAAACGGATTCAAGTGTGTAACTACACTGGACGGTGACGAATCTCAAAAGGGTATCACCAAAATCGAAACTTGAaatcttaaaagttaaaacaaagcGCAGAGGAGAAGGCGTAGGAGGAGGCTTTGAGCTGTTGTTCTGTTTCTCACTTGTAGCAGCCATTTGCTGAGATCTCTCAATCCTTCCAGGGATTTTagaaggaacaaaaaaaataaatgaaattttaGAAAAGAGGAGATTGGGAATTACGATCAAGGAGATGGAAGATAATTATATTACCAGAAGCTTCGAGATTGTAAACGAGAAACCTAAACTACCAAATCTGATGAGAAAGAAGAGACACAGACAGATCATGTACTTATAGTCCTCACGTGTTTGAAACAACTCAGGATTCttttttccagttaaattaacttaaattttaattttaattctaGACAGAAAGAGAGACTTCAAAAGCACGAAATGCAGCTATCTCTTCTATAATCATGAGCATGATGAATAACTTTTAGaggttttatttttcaataaatattacgtttttaatttttaattttttttatcataattgTCACGTTATAAAGTCTTCTTTACAAACATGCAAAATTTAGATTTACGAATTCATTGGTTACTTTATAACTTTCAACACTAATAATGGTGATATGTATATTCTTACCATTAAAATAGGCTATATTATTAATTCTGAATGTGTTACGTTTAAAATTAATGTTATAGttgaattaattatataatataattctttttaaattttcacttaGAATCAAGTTAGGTCCAACTTTGCCTTTTGGTTTTAATAGCATTGATCTTTAATATAGGAacttttaacaaaatatttattttgttgacaaaaaaaagcaacttttcaaatttaataaatttttataatgaaaagaCAAAGgtatttaaaactaatatatttaaaaaaaataaataaaaggacACATCCTTAAGATGATAAAActatttcttaaatattttcacaatattttaaaattcattactTTTTGTAAATATGTAACAAGTTTTTATGATAAAACACATCTATACATATTATCACAGTATTTTCTAATAGTTGCATGCTGAAAAGACacacataattatataaatgcacatcatttcataatttatcaacttttaaaaaaaataatcttcttATTATAATGAAAAGACTTAACCTTTGACAAtcacttgaaatatctattattAATAGACTGTTTTAGTTAATGTAAGTTAAACAGAGAAAAAGTTAACCCTTTTATAATTGATTGGCAAAAACTTTAAACATCAAATAAATTGACCagcggatatatatatatatatatatatatataatattagttgACGAAAGATAACAAaccaaaattaaacaaattgaggaaaaaaaatataacttttgcaCAATCGCCAATAtatatttgtgtgtgtgttatTGTAAGTGTTTAATTTTGTGGAATGGAGTTGGTGTGTACTACAACGTACATTCTTACAAGAACAATGcaagaattttgtttttattcaacGTAAAACTGTACTTCAAAGATATTTAGTtgagattaagaaaatattttgttcaatCTTTTACAAGTCcaagaaataaaatttgaagaagTAAATTAGTTTAGAAGATCTTCTTATTGTAACTAATAAATTCGTACACAGATCACACAAATATTGATAGGGCCAGTATCATCGTCTTCCATGATGGAAAAGTTCATCCACCATGTCTAATACATAACAGAAACTGATGAGGGTCTGTGTCCCCGGTTTCTGAACTGTCAAGTTCTTTATTTTGATTCTTCTAACATACTCCTGTTTCCGAATTATGTGTAACAATGAATATCagtgttttaaatagaaatagcTGAGTATGTACAAAAGAAGAAATGTTATGATTTGTCGACAAGTGACAACATTACGTGAACCAATCTACTAGTTaagctttttttgtttggtttaactAACTTATTTATATAACTTACATGTGTTATGTTtgccacttttttttttcgtgCGTAATTACAATTGTTTATAGGGTTACTAATTTTACTCtgcattttcttcttcttataacTTATATTTATGTTTGACACTTTTGTTTGCTTATTTACAATTTGTTGGTAAACAGTTTTCGAAAGAAAAATTCAAGACACAAGTTATGCTTAGCATTATGTTTTTCAAACGCATATATTCACCATCCACACATTTTgccgaaaaagaaaagagaaagataaTAAATTCCACATATATATTAGTTCAATAAAGaggaataaaatataaaatatgcatCAAACCCATATTAGTTCACTTACAAGCCAAGTACTACGTACGCATCATATAATGCtcaatgttaataaatttattccaTATGGTTTTTTTGAATCAAACTATATTCTTGCTTGACTTAGTCTTACGTCCTCTTTCTCGCTGGCTTCGAAGGACTGAAAAGATCAtggaaaagaaagaaatttgCATAAGCTTGACGATGTTTAAACTAAGAAATGAATTAAGCCAaagttcaaaaagaaaaaaaaaactaagaagcGGTTTAAACccacctttttttttcaaattccgCAGGATCTATCTGCTTAACCAATCCCCATGCAAAGTCGAAATCCTCCATAGTGACCGTTAAAACCTCCCCGGATGGGACTTCATGACCTCTCTTCTTATCTTCTGCCCTTATAACGAATGCGCATGCAGTACCAACCAATGTCTTTAGGTGACCACGTGTAGCGTTCATAGTCTTGGCAGCTTTCAATTTCATGAAAAGATAAACAAGTTTTTGTTGTATCTAGAAAGATAGAGAAAATATCAATATTGCATGTAGTAGTAGATCATGGAGGAGCCACATACCAAGCACGTTTAGGTCGACGGTACCGTCAAAGAGATACGTATGTTCCTTCGGTTCCTTCAAAGACTCGACCTCGGTTTTAAGGATGAGCAAACGCTCCTCCTCACTCAGAAAGTCATCCTTCGAAATTGCCTCTAAATTGTTAGCCATAATGTGTTTTTAGTTGGTTTTGAGTATGAAAAAAGGAAGAGTCTGAACTTGATATGTGATAATGATCTCGATCAATGTGTGCGTATATATAGACAGGTGAAGATGAGAAGTTACCACGAAGTTACTTCAACCTGTAGACTGTAGTAGACTAGTAGGTGTGGGCACATGCATCTCGCTCTATCTCTCTCTGGATGCGACGATCCATTTCAGCTTCTTTTTTTATGCCAGCTAGAAAGATTCATCAGTGTATTATGCGTAGTTTTCCATATTTGgatttttgaaacaaaactaACAGTTAATGATAgtaaacaaaatcatataaagtaGATTGTGACAATGAAACAGATCCCTtttggtgtgtgtgtgtgtatgtgtgttcATACACACATATTGTCCTTAAGGCATTAACAAACAAAGTGTAACGACCCTGTTTCCATTTTATTGGATTTTGGAAACAAAAGCGTTAACGATGCCAATGAAAATTATACAAAGTAGAAATAAATCTCTCTTTGTATGTGTGTTCATACGCATTTGTTATCCTAAACGTAAAGGATTACTATATTAACAAAGAAAGTGTAACGACCCTATTTCTTTAATGGACAGAACCTAGGTTAAATTCACCCTACCCTTTACGACCAATCAAAATGATACATAGATTATTaacttaaaaacattaaattaaataaaacataactataaaaaataaaaaaactaattttaacaaCGCTAACGCTTacagctaaaccctaaaccctaaattttaaattctaaaccctataccctaaattctaaacccaaatcctataccctaaaccctaatcctagaccctaaacccaaattatataccctaaacccaaaaactagactataaactATACATAAATCcaagtcctagaccctaaacccaaaccgtaaaccttaaacccaaattatataccctaaacccaaaaccttaaccataagtccaaatggtaaatcctaaacccaaaccgtaaatcctaaacccaaaacttatACCCTAAGcccaaatcctagacctaaaacctaaacggtaaaccctaaacccaaaccccaaacttagatgctatagaggtttgggttaaggtttacggtttgggtttaaggtctaagatttggatttagggtatatggtttaggtttatagtctatttttggttttaaggtatataatttgggtttaggatctaggattagggttaagggtatagggtttagaatttcagatttagggtttcgctggaagcgttagcgtcgttaaaattagcgttattattttttgtcgttattttttatttaatttaatattttttaattaataatctatgtgttaTTTTTATTGGTCATAAAAGGTGAGGTGAATTTAaagggtgaacctaagttttgttcttCTTTAATCTGTGGTTTGGTTTCATCCAATTATTTTTGTTGAGCCAAACCGATTATCTTAATtaattctttctcttttttgttttttttttatgcaagaCTTATTTTAGGTTAAAGAAATAGTTTCGAAATTAATTCATTAGTTATCGTATGACACATATGTCCAGTTATAATTTGCATGGTTAGACCATTTTCTTTTTGGTCGATGACTCATTACAATATACTTAACAATATATGGTAATTTGTGGGGacgataaatataatttattttaactatgaaattctattttattaatagaaaaatagggtaaaaataaagtattttcacaaaaaaaaatattggattAAAGTAAATTATATTTAGTATAAACAtagcaattaaaaaaatataaaacatgcattatatattaaataaggaTTTTTTGGGTTTGTGTCTGGTTCTAGTATGTGGGTCTCTattcatttgtttctttttcagattttggtttTCCGTTCTCGTTCTCGACTTAACTTTATTGTTTGGGTTTTTCTGTGTGATGGTATTTGGCTGTGGAGGCATCTACAAAACTTTTGTCCAGGGCTTCGAGATGAAGCAGTGAGTTCAATTGTTAAATCTTCTGTTGTATGGAGGTGATCAATTTTTCCgaccaaaacaacaaaattgatttttttcaccgaaataaaagaaaactaatttttctacaaaattgaaaaatcgagtttttccgctaaaactgaaaatcaaattttcttgtcaaaacttcaaaattgcgtttttccactgaaagcaaaaaaatcaatctcttccgccaaaaccgcaaatttatgtgttttccaccgaaacaaaaaaaaaaaatcaagttttcccatCGAATCCAGAAATTTGTGTttccgtcaaaaaaaaaaaatcacttttccgccaaaatcgtaaaatcgtGTTTTTccctaaaaccaaaaaatcaaaatttcctaacaaaaccaaaaatttaatttttctgccaaaatcgcaaatatatgtttttccgccaaaactggaaagtCGAACTTTTCCACTTaaaccgtaaaattgagtttttccacATAAATGAAAATTGCGCTTTCctgcccaaaaaaaaatcatatttttcgtTAAAACCGAAAAATTTAGTATTCTTGGCTAAacttaaaaaatttgttttttctcacTGAAATTGGAAAACTAAGTTGTTCCGCTGAAACCGCAAAATCATATTTTACCAGAACCGCAAAATTTTAATTGTctgccaaaaataaaaattaattttaatatatttatcttaatattataattagtttattattattaatataaataatgaaagttttaatttttaactattaGTATTCAAATGgtattacaaatttttaaaaaaaaaaaaaacagaaaaattaaCATAGTATTTAGATGTTGCATTTGGATGCAAATACTAACAAACATGCAAAATGCCTACAGTCCGCCGCAAAAGAGCGTTGGTTGTCTTAACCGAAGTCTAAAATAGCCGTGGTCTTCCTTGAAAGAGCGGTGTTAGCATTCCTGTCCTATTTCTATGAGCACTGCGACAAGTATGTTTcttttcctctctttttttcttttgtgaaaGCTTTACCTTCTCTCTTTTTGGCAGATTACAATTTCTGCTATGGTTATTTTGATTTACTCGAACAAAAGACCACGATTTAATTCCTCGAATGATCTAActtgtcttgttttttttttttttttgtgttgttgtaGCAGTGGGAGCTTTATTATATCGGAATGTGTATGGAGAGTATGATttagcataaataaataaactatggTTTGGTTGCTTACGACCCTATTTCCTTAATCTATGGTTTGGTTTCATTCAATTATTATCGTTGAGCCAAACCGGttatcttaattaatattatatatgtcaCAGTTATAATTTGCATGGTTGCGCCATTTTCTTTTTGGTGGATGACTCATTAcaatataatttagattttagtCTGAAATTTTCTTCCATGAGAGGAAGTCCTTCTCTGAGCTTCACCATTGGCTCCCAACTCAACACTTCTTTAGCCTTGCTTATATCTGGTTTCCTCTGTCTAGGATCGTCCGGTGTGTTCTCCACCATCTTTATCTCTATGCTGGGGGTAATCAGCTGCATGCgtataaatatatcattaagACCAAACAACAGGAAACTAAAACTCAATTAAGATTCATCATATGGTTCAGACAAAACTGATTATAACCTCCTTAACCGTCTCAGCCAGTTCCACCATTGCGAACCCACCTAAGAAACAAACAGAGAGATTAAAGACACAAGCCTAAACAATGAGAAAGATACGATCCTCCATAGTGTTTTTTATAAGGAGTACCTGGGTTACCAATGTTGATAGGGCCAGTATCATCTCCTTCCACCATGTCTGATAGATAACAGAAACTGCGAGTCTGTGTCCCTGGTTTCTGAATTGTCAATGCGTCTCCTCGAAGTGCTTGAGGAATGAAGTTGCTCCCCACACGCCCAACATCTATGTTCATCCGAGGACCATACGTGTTGAAGATTCTAGCAATGCGGATTTCTACAA encodes:
- the LOC125591327 gene encoding uncharacterized protein LOC125591327, whose product is MANNLEAISKDDFLSEEERLLILKTEVESLKEPKEHTYLFDGTVDLNVLAAKTMNATRGHLKTLVGTACAFVIRAEDKKRGHEVPSGEVLTVTMEDFDFAWGLVKQIDPAEFEKKSPSKPARKRT